Proteins encoded together in one Pseudomonas arsenicoxydans window:
- a CDS encoding HalD/BesD family halogenase — protein sequence MTLLPLTTGATLGDIIDLERYPITDRSNPAYLALVADSQALLGKEGVAIFPGFVRDKMVATMADQTLALHPRMFHFRENHTVYFKPQEDGVDSRHPLRRLMKTEKDTVAYADIPADNVIRNIYESDEVLSFIKDVLGLDTLYRHADPLAALNLQGFTTGQQLGWHFDRSDFSVTLSLQAASAGGDFEYVRMLRNEDDDCYDAVRQFLDDPETQTIEVLPQVPGTLTLFRGRYSLHRVTPVEGDRLRLNAVFAYVDQPNVEFSAYARQLFYGRTSVDPLV from the coding sequence ATGACTTTGCTTCCTCTCACAACCGGCGCAACCCTGGGCGATATCATCGACCTGGAGCGCTATCCCATTACTGATCGATCCAACCCGGCTTACCTGGCGTTGGTCGCTGACAGCCAGGCATTACTGGGCAAGGAAGGCGTTGCGATCTTCCCGGGATTTGTCCGTGACAAAATGGTCGCCACAATGGCGGACCAGACGCTTGCCCTGCACCCACGCATGTTCCATTTTCGGGAAAACCACACGGTTTATTTCAAGCCTCAAGAAGACGGCGTTGACTCAAGGCATCCGCTGCGGCGGTTGATGAAAACCGAGAAAGATACCGTCGCCTACGCGGACATTCCGGCCGACAATGTGATTCGCAACATCTATGAATCCGACGAGGTGCTGTCGTTCATCAAGGATGTATTGGGTCTGGACACGCTTTACCGCCATGCCGATCCGTTGGCCGCGCTTAACTTGCAGGGCTTCACGACGGGGCAGCAATTGGGCTGGCACTTTGACCGTTCCGACTTCAGCGTCACGCTGTCACTCCAGGCGGCCAGCGCCGGAGGGGATTTCGAGTACGTACGCATGCTTCGCAACGAGGATGACGACTGTTATGACGCGGTCCGGCAATTCCTTGATGATCCCGAGACCCAGACGATAGAAGTCCTGCCTCAAGTGCCTGGAACGCTGACCTTGTTTCGCGGCCGCTATTCATTGCATCGAGTCACGCCAGTAGAGGGTGACCGGTTGAGGCTCAACGCTGTGTTTGCCTACGTGGATCAGCCGAATGTCGAATTCAGCGCCTACGCCCGCCAGTTGTTTTACGGACGTACCAGCGTAGACCCATTGGTTTAA
- a CDS encoding LysR family transcriptional regulator, protein MRLTLDHLVMLQTLSEVDSITAVAERLWLTPSAVSHRMREAERRLGVPLTERSGGKLRLSPAGVRLERAARDIIAILNEAEAEARSMAGGVTAFVRMGVTSYGPFRWIPKFIKHYSSLRPDIEITLVTVPRNDVYASLMQGRIDVSIIDDGMVPSGVAKLPLFRDDLIAIMATDHPLAGRKNIYAEDFKTYNLVTYSTDRASGWEYDRFFAPASILPRRMITVELIEAIVELVRSGYGISILQRDLVTPSLERGELAWAALNDGLDIAWNAIIRPSEPEASEVHKMVGELASWVETLGKP, encoded by the coding sequence ATGAGACTCACCCTGGATCACCTCGTCATGCTGCAAACCCTGTCCGAAGTCGATTCGATCACGGCGGTTGCCGAGCGTTTATGGCTGACGCCGTCAGCCGTCAGTCATCGCATGCGGGAGGCGGAACGGCGACTGGGGGTGCCCCTCACGGAGCGATCCGGCGGAAAGTTGAGACTGAGCCCCGCCGGCGTGCGCCTCGAACGCGCCGCCAGAGACATCATCGCCATTCTTAACGAAGCGGAGGCCGAGGCCCGGTCGATGGCCGGCGGGGTGACCGCCTTCGTACGCATGGGGGTCACCTCATACGGTCCGTTTCGCTGGATTCCGAAATTCATCAAACACTATTCGAGCCTGCGTCCAGACATCGAAATAACCCTGGTCACGGTGCCCCGTAACGACGTCTACGCGAGCCTGATGCAAGGAAGGATCGATGTATCGATCATCGACGACGGTATGGTGCCCAGCGGGGTCGCCAAGTTGCCGCTGTTTCGCGACGACTTGATCGCGATCATGGCCACCGATCATCCACTGGCCGGGAGGAAAAACATCTACGCCGAAGACTTCAAGACTTACAACCTGGTGACCTACTCGACCGACCGTGCCAGTGGTTGGGAATATGACCGTTTCTTCGCGCCCGCCAGTATTCTGCCAAGGCGAATGATCACCGTGGAGTTGATCGAAGCCATTGTCGAATTAGTGCGTTCAGGCTACGGAATCAGCATCTTGCAACGGGATTTGGTGACACCCAGTCTTGAGCGCGGAGAGCTCGCCTGGGCAGCCCTGAATGACGGCCTGGATATCGCCTGGAACGCTATCATTCGCCCCTCTGAGCCCGAAGCGAGTGAGGTCCATAAAATGGTCGGGGAGCTGGCCAGTTGGGTCGAAACCCTGGGTAAACCCTAG
- a CDS encoding DUF1028 domain-containing protein produces the protein MTFSIAARCPETGQFGIAISSSSIAVGARCPWLLPGVGAVSTQNITLPSLGPDVLALMEQGLAPAEALDKVLTRNGYSQYRQITAIDHLGQTAHFSGSQTLGNHNAVSGEQCVAAGNMLADRSVIAAMVEAFEHGEGQLADRLLAAMKAAIAAGGEAGPVHSAALVVVGELTWPIINLRVDWADENPIGALEKLWDAYRPQVQDYIDRALAPDKSPGYGVAGDDR, from the coding sequence ATGACCTTCTCCATCGCCGCCCGTTGCCCCGAAACCGGTCAGTTCGGCATCGCGATCAGTTCCTCCAGCATCGCCGTCGGCGCCCGTTGCCCCTGGCTGCTGCCGGGTGTCGGTGCGGTCTCCACGCAAAACATCACCCTGCCCTCGTTGGGCCCGGACGTCCTTGCCCTGATGGAGCAAGGCCTCGCCCCCGCGGAGGCGCTGGACAAGGTGCTTACGCGCAACGGCTACAGCCAATACCGCCAGATCACCGCCATCGACCACCTCGGCCAGACCGCGCATTTCAGCGGCTCGCAAACCCTGGGCAACCACAACGCCGTGTCCGGCGAGCAGTGCGTGGCCGCCGGCAATATGCTCGCGGACCGCTCGGTGATCGCGGCGATGGTCGAGGCATTCGAGCATGGTGAAGGTCAACTCGCCGACCGCTTGCTCGCGGCCATGAAAGCCGCCATCGCCGCCGGCGGTGAAGCCGGGCCGGTGCATTCGGCAGCGCTGGTGGTGGTCGGCGAACTGACCTGGCCGATCATCAACCTGCGGGTCGATTGGGCGGACGAAAACCCCATCGGCGCGTTGGAAAAACTCTGGGACGCCTATCGCCCACAGGTCCAGGACTACATCGACCGCGCCCTCGCGCCCGATAAATCCCCAGGCTATGGCGTCGCCGGAGACGACCGATGA
- a CDS encoding flavin-containing monooxygenase, with protein sequence MTSEKIKTDTLIVGAGQAGVAMSEHLSKLGVPHLVLERNRIAERWRTGRWDSLVANGPAWHDRFPGLDFDDLSPDAFAPKERVADYFEAYAKKFNAPIRTGVDVLKVERNVGRPGFTIETSQGVIEANRVVAATGPFQRPVIPPIAPNDQPFLQIHSADYRNPAQLPEGAVLVVGAGSSGVQIADELQRAGKKVYLSVGAHDRPPRAYRNRDFCWWLGVLGEWDQAAMKPGREHVTIAVSGAHGGRTVDFRGLAHRGMTLVGLTQSFNGAVATFQPNLAENLARGDENYLALLNAADAYIERNGLDLPEEPEARHTFPDPECVTQPILELDLAKAGVTSIIWATGFATDYSWLKVNAFDDKGKPQHQRGVSSEPGVYFLGLPWQSRRGSSFIWGVWHDAKYVADHIAIQRSYLDYHDAAQREAEQAPVAHKTTVSA encoded by the coding sequence ATGACCTCTGAAAAAATAAAAACAGATACGCTGATTGTTGGCGCCGGTCAGGCTGGCGTGGCCATGAGTGAACACTTGAGCAAACTCGGCGTGCCGCACCTGGTGCTGGAGCGCAACCGTATTGCCGAGCGCTGGCGCACCGGGCGCTGGGATTCGCTGGTCGCGAACGGTCCGGCGTGGCATGACCGCTTTCCTGGCCTTGATTTCGACGACCTCAGCCCTGACGCCTTTGCGCCCAAAGAACGCGTAGCCGATTACTTCGAAGCCTACGCGAAGAAATTCAATGCGCCGATCCGCACCGGCGTGGACGTACTGAAAGTCGAGCGCAATGTCGGGCGCCCGGGCTTCACCATTGAAACCTCGCAAGGTGTGATCGAAGCCAACCGTGTGGTGGCGGCCACCGGGCCTTTCCAGCGGCCGGTCATCCCGCCTATTGCGCCGAACGACCAGCCCTTCCTGCAGATCCACTCGGCGGACTACCGCAACCCGGCGCAACTGCCCGAAGGCGCGGTGTTGGTGGTCGGCGCGGGCTCGTCCGGCGTGCAGATCGCCGATGAATTGCAGCGGGCCGGCAAGAAGGTTTACCTCTCCGTCGGCGCCCACGACCGCCCGCCTCGCGCCTACCGCAACCGGGATTTCTGCTGGTGGCTGGGCGTGCTTGGCGAGTGGGACCAAGCGGCGATGAAACCGGGCCGCGAACACGTCACCATCGCGGTGAGCGGCGCCCACGGCGGCCGCACCGTGGACTTCCGTGGGCTGGCGCATCGCGGCATGACCCTGGTCGGCCTGACCCAATCGTTCAACGGTGCCGTGGCGACCTTTCAGCCAAACTTGGCGGAGAACCTTGCCCGTGGCGACGAGAACTATCTGGCGCTGCTCAATGCCGCCGATGCCTACATCGAACGCAATGGCCTGGACCTGCCGGAAGAACCGGAAGCGCGCCACACCTTTCCTGATCCGGAGTGTGTGACCCAGCCGATTCTTGAGCTCGACCTGGCCAAGGCCGGCGTGACTTCGATCATCTGGGCCACCGGTTTTGCCACCGACTACAGCTGGCTCAAGGTCAATGCCTTCGACGACAAAGGCAAGCCACAGCATCAGCGCGGCGTGTCGAGCGAGCCGGGGGTGTATTTCCTCGGGCTGCCATGGCAGTCGCGTCGCGGGTCTTCGTTCATCTGGGGCGTTTGGCACGACGCCAAGTACGTGGCGGATCACATCGCCATCCAGCGCTCTTATCTCGACTACCACGATGCGGCGCAACGCGAGGCTGAACAGGCCCCGGTCGCCCACAAAACCACGGTCAGCGCTTAA
- a CDS encoding S-(hydroxymethyl)glutathione dehydrogenase/class III alcohol dehydrogenase, with amino-acid sequence MIKSRAAVAFAPNQPLQIVEVDVAPPQAGEVLVRIIATGVCHTDAFTLSGADPEGLFPVILGHEGGGIVEAIGEGVTSVAVGDHVIPLYTPECGECKFCTSGKTNLCQKIRATQGKGLMPDGTSRFSYKGQPIFHYMGTSTFCEYTVLPEISLAKIPQEAPLEKVCLLGCGVTTGIGAVLNTAKVEEGASVAIFGLGGIGLAAIIGATMAKAGRIIAIDINPAKFEIARQLGATDFINPKDYDRPIQDVIVELTEGGVDYSFECIGNVNLMRAALESCHKGWGESVIIGVAGAGQEISTRPFQLVTGRVWRGSAFGGVKGRSELPSYVEKSQTGEIPLETFITHTLGLEEINQAFELMHKGQSIRTVVHFNR; translated from the coding sequence ATGATCAAATCACGCGCTGCCGTAGCCTTTGCGCCTAACCAGCCCCTGCAAATCGTCGAAGTCGACGTGGCTCCGCCGCAGGCCGGGGAAGTATTGGTGCGCATCATTGCCACCGGCGTCTGCCATACCGATGCATTCACCCTGTCCGGGGCGGATCCTGAAGGCCTCTTCCCGGTGATCCTCGGTCACGAAGGTGGCGGCATCGTCGAGGCGATTGGCGAGGGTGTGACCTCCGTGGCGGTGGGCGATCATGTGATCCCGCTGTACACCCCGGAATGTGGCGAGTGCAAATTCTGCACCTCGGGCAAGACCAACCTCTGCCAGAAAATTCGCGCCACGCAGGGCAAAGGCTTGATGCCGGACGGCACCAGCCGCTTTTCCTACAAGGGCCAACCCATCTTCCACTACATGGGCACCTCGACTTTTTGCGAGTACACCGTGCTGCCGGAAATTTCCCTGGCGAAAATTCCGCAGGAGGCGCCGCTGGAGAAGGTTTGCCTGCTCGGTTGCGGCGTGACCACCGGGATTGGCGCGGTGCTCAACACGGCCAAGGTGGAAGAGGGCGCCAGCGTGGCCATTTTCGGGCTGGGCGGCATCGGCCTGGCCGCCATCATCGGCGCGACCATGGCCAAGGCCGGCCGCATCATCGCGATCGATATCAACCCGGCCAAGTTCGAGATCGCCCGGCAATTGGGCGCCACCGACTTCATCAACCCGAAGGATTACGACCGGCCGATCCAGGACGTGATCGTCGAGCTGACTGAAGGCGGCGTGGATTACTCCTTCGAATGCATTGGCAACGTCAATCTCATGCGTGCGGCCCTGGAGAGCTGCCACAAGGGCTGGGGCGAGTCGGTGATTATTGGCGTCGCCGGTGCTGGTCAGGAAATCAGTACCCGTCCTTTCCAGTTGGTCACCGGGCGCGTCTGGCGCGGCTCGGCGTTTGGCGGCGTGAAAGGTCGCAGTGAACTGCCCAGCTATGTCGAAAAGTCGCAAACCGGTGAAATCCCGCTGGAGACGTTCATCACTCATACCCTCGGTCTGGAGGAGATCAATCAGGCTTTTGAGCTGATGCACAAAGGCCAGAGCATTCGCACCGTTGTTCATTTCAACCGATAA
- the argE gene encoding acetylornithine deacetylase: MSSSRDLLQTLVAFDTTSRESNLQLIEFVRDYLAGFDVPCELIYNEQRSKANLFATIGPAKLSGIVLSGHTDVVPVDGQPWTVAPFELTERDGNLYGRGTADMKGYIACVLALVPSLVKASLRLPVHIALSYDEEIGCLGVRSLLAELEKRPVKPMLCIIGEPTELKPVLGHKGKLAMRCDIHGEACHSAYAPLGVNAIEYAAELIGELGRIGTRLKAPEHHDARFDPPFSTVQTGVISGGKALNIVPADCRFDFEIRALPSHDPSEVAQSLQAYAEQHMLPRMRAVSEQSDIRFSELSAYPGLATDAQSEAAELIAAFCGSREFGTVAFGTEGGLFDAAGIPTVVCGPGSMDQGHKPDEFVSLEQLTACDAMLQRMLLSISA, encoded by the coding sequence ATGAGCAGCAGCCGCGATTTGCTGCAAACCCTGGTGGCGTTCGACACCACGAGCCGCGAATCCAACCTGCAACTCATCGAGTTCGTGCGCGACTACCTCGCCGGCTTCGACGTGCCGTGCGAGCTGATCTACAACGAGCAACGCAGCAAGGCCAATCTGTTCGCCACCATCGGCCCGGCAAAGTTGTCGGGCATCGTGCTGTCGGGGCACACCGACGTGGTACCGGTCGATGGCCAGCCGTGGACCGTGGCGCCGTTCGAACTCACCGAGCGCGACGGCAACCTGTACGGTCGCGGCACGGCGGACATGAAAGGCTACATCGCCTGCGTGCTGGCCCTCGTCCCTTCCCTGGTAAAGGCATCGCTGCGGCTGCCGGTGCACATCGCGCTGTCCTACGATGAAGAAATCGGCTGCCTCGGCGTGCGCTCGTTGCTGGCGGAGCTGGAAAAGCGTCCGGTCAAACCGATGCTCTGCATCATTGGCGAGCCGACCGAACTCAAACCGGTGCTCGGGCATAAAGGCAAACTGGCGATGCGTTGCGACATTCACGGCGAAGCCTGCCACTCCGCCTATGCGCCGCTCGGGGTCAACGCCATCGAATACGCCGCCGAACTGATCGGTGAACTGGGGCGAATCGGCACCCGACTCAAAGCGCCCGAACACCATGACGCGCGGTTCGATCCGCCCTTCAGCACCGTGCAAACCGGTGTGATATCCGGCGGTAAGGCACTGAACATCGTCCCCGCCGATTGCCGCTTCGACTTCGAAATCCGCGCCCTGCCCTCGCATGATCCCAGTGAGGTCGCGCAGTCGCTTCAAGCCTATGCCGAGCAGCACATGTTGCCGCGCATGCGCGCCGTGAGTGAGCAGAGCGACATTCGCTTTAGCGAGTTGTCGGCGTACCCCGGCTTGGCGACGGATGCGCAGAGTGAAGCCGCTGAATTGATTGCGGCGTTCTGCGGTTCCCGAGAGTTCGGCACCGTGGCGTTTGGAACCGAGGGCGGCCTGTTCGACGCGGCCGGCATTCCCACCGTTGTCTGTGGCCCCGGCAGCATGGACCAAGGCCATAAACCGGACGAATTCGTCAGCCTCGAACAACTCACTGCCTGCGACGCCATGCTGCAAAGGATGCTGCTATCGATCAGCGCCTGA
- a CDS encoding VOC family protein yields MSIFTHVTVGTNDLEKARRFYDSVLAQLGHKRIADLGENGSIWGESAPSFFVLKPANGAPASVGNGVTVSFEAPDRAAIDAFHASALAAGGINEGAPGPRDWAPHAYAAYARDLDGNKLAVYCFKPV; encoded by the coding sequence ATGAGCATTTTCACTCACGTTACTGTCGGCACCAACGACCTGGAAAAAGCCCGCCGTTTCTACGACAGCGTGCTGGCCCAACTCGGCCACAAGCGCATTGCCGATCTGGGCGAGAACGGCTCGATCTGGGGCGAGAGCGCCCCTTCGTTTTTCGTCTTGAAGCCGGCGAACGGCGCGCCTGCAAGCGTCGGCAACGGTGTCACCGTCAGCTTCGAAGCACCGGATCGCGCCGCCATTGATGCCTTCCATGCCAGCGCTTTGGCGGCCGGTGGTATCAATGAAGGCGCGCCAGGCCCGCGTGACTGGGCGCCGCATGCCTATGCCGCCTACGCCCGGGACCTGGATGGAAACAAACTGGCGGTCTACTGCTTCAAGCCCGTTTGA
- a CDS encoding GlxA family transcriptional regulator gives MKGKNLRYLNEQPGETRQTVRAGFLLLEHFSLPAFTQALDTLVTANLLRPDTFSSRTFGLNDGEVVSDLGLVIRPDARIDCAAIKELDLLVVCGGYRTELKASEGFITLLRTAADQGVSLAGLWNGAWFLGKAGLLDGYRCAIHPEHRPALADFCKVTQVSSEPYIIDRDRLTASSPSGAFHMALDWIKSQHGKALVEGIEDILAFEESRYRRIKPTENICVSAPLREVVKLMDANLEEPLELEQLAVYAGRSRRQLERLFKEQLGTTPQRYYMELRITEARRLLQHTELSQVDVLVACGFVSPSHFSKCYSSYFGYRPSKEKRLVK, from the coding sequence ATGAAGGGAAAAAACCTGCGCTACCTGAATGAGCAACCCGGCGAAACCAGGCAAACGGTTCGGGCCGGCTTCCTGCTGCTCGAACATTTCTCGTTGCCCGCGTTTACCCAGGCGCTGGATACGCTGGTCACGGCGAATCTGCTGCGGCCCGACACGTTCTCTTCGCGCACCTTCGGCTTGAATGACGGGGAGGTCGTCAGCGACCTGGGCCTGGTCATTCGGCCCGACGCGCGTATCGATTGTGCGGCGATCAAGGAGCTGGACCTGCTGGTCGTGTGTGGCGGCTACCGGACTGAACTGAAAGCCAGCGAGGGCTTTATCACCCTGTTGCGCACGGCGGCAGACCAGGGCGTCAGCCTGGCCGGGTTGTGGAACGGTGCATGGTTTCTGGGCAAGGCCGGTTTGCTTGACGGCTACCGTTGCGCGATTCACCCCGAACATCGCCCCGCGCTCGCCGATTTCTGCAAGGTTACGCAGGTCAGCAGCGAACCCTACATCATTGATCGAGACCGATTGACAGCCTCCAGCCCGTCCGGGGCCTTCCACATGGCGCTGGACTGGATCAAAAGCCAGCACGGCAAAGCGCTGGTCGAGGGGATCGAAGACATTCTGGCGTTTGAGGAGTCGCGCTACCGGCGCATCAAACCGACGGAAAACATCTGCGTGAGCGCGCCCCTGCGCGAGGTGGTGAAACTGATGGACGCCAACCTCGAGGAGCCTTTGGAGCTGGAGCAACTGGCGGTCTATGCCGGGCGTTCACGGCGACAACTGGAACGCTTGTTCAAGGAGCAACTGGGCACGACGCCGCAGCGCTATTACATGGAATTGCGCATCACCGAGGCACGTCGATTGCTCCAGCACACCGAGCTATCGCAAGTGGACGTGCTGGTAGCGTGTGGTTTTGTGTCGCCGAGCCATTTCAGCAAGTGCTACAGCTCGTATTTCGGCTACCGGCCTTCCA
- a CDS encoding RidA family protein — MSTPTHTRIRMFNTKETYPNQSLDNDLCQAVRAGNTVYVRGQVGTDFEGRLVGLGDPRAQAEQAMRNVKQLLEEAGSDLSHIVKTTTYLIDPRYREPVYQEVGKWLKGVFPISTGLVVSALGQPQWLMEIDVIAVIPE; from the coding sequence ATGTCCACGCCAACCCATACCCGTATTCGCATGTTCAACACCAAGGAAACCTACCCGAACCAGAGCCTGGACAATGATCTGTGCCAGGCCGTCCGGGCCGGCAACACCGTTTATGTTCGTGGCCAGGTCGGCACCGATTTCGAAGGCAGACTGGTGGGCCTGGGTGACCCGCGTGCGCAAGCAGAGCAAGCCATGCGCAACGTCAAGCAGTTGCTGGAAGAGGCCGGCAGCGACCTGAGCCACATCGTCAAAACCACGACTTACCTGATCGATCCGCGGTATCGCGAGCCGGTGTATCAGGAAGTCGGGAAGTGGCTTAAAGGCGTGTTCCCGATTTCCACCGGGCTGGTGGTGTCGGCACTCGGGCAGCCGCAGTGGTTGATGGAGATTGATGTGATTGCGGTGATTCCTGAGTAA
- a CDS encoding glycine betaine ABC transporter substrate-binding protein gives MKYKKNLLASLVTLGLLVGSVSSQASGWCDSGKSVKFAGLNWESGMLLTDIMMIVLKDGYGCETDQLVGNTIILETALASNDIQVFGEEWMERSEVWKKAAAAGKVVAVGAPIVGAVQGWYVPRYVVEGDAKRNKPARAPDLKSVADLSKYPEVFRDSEEPSKGRFYNCPAGWICEQDNTEMLKEYGLESSYTNFRPGTGAALDAAVLSSYKRGEPVLFYYWSPTPLMGQIDAIRLEEKPGVDKNVITRVGISKAFNEQAPELVAVLEKVNIPIDLLNLNLARMTKERIESPKLARIFLKEHPEVWHAWVSETAAKKIDATL, from the coding sequence ATGAAGTACAAGAAGAATTTGCTGGCATCGTTAGTCACCCTTGGCCTGCTCGTCGGTAGTGTTTCAAGCCAGGCTTCCGGCTGGTGTGACTCAGGCAAGTCGGTGAAGTTTGCCGGTTTGAACTGGGAGAGCGGGATGCTCCTCACCGACATCATGATGATCGTGCTCAAGGATGGCTACGGCTGTGAAACCGACCAGTTGGTGGGTAACACCATCATTCTGGAGACCGCTCTGGCCAGCAACGACATTCAAGTGTTTGGCGAAGAATGGATGGAGCGCAGCGAGGTCTGGAAAAAAGCCGCGGCAGCAGGGAAGGTGGTGGCGGTTGGCGCACCCATCGTCGGTGCGGTTCAGGGCTGGTATGTCCCGCGTTATGTCGTTGAGGGGGACGCAAAACGCAACAAGCCCGCTCGCGCTCCAGACCTCAAGTCGGTGGCCGACCTGAGCAAGTATCCCGAAGTGTTTCGCGACTCGGAGGAGCCTTCCAAAGGACGCTTCTACAACTGCCCCGCGGGTTGGATTTGTGAGCAGGACAATACCGAGATGTTGAAAGAGTACGGTCTTGAAAGCAGCTACACCAACTTCCGCCCAGGCACCGGGGCGGCATTGGATGCGGCCGTGCTGTCGAGCTACAAGCGCGGCGAGCCGGTGCTGTTTTACTACTGGTCACCGACACCGCTGATGGGGCAGATCGATGCGATCAGGCTCGAAGAAAAACCGGGTGTCGACAAGAACGTCATCACTCGAGTCGGCATCTCCAAGGCTTTTAATGAGCAGGCACCCGAACTGGTGGCGGTACTGGAGAAGGTCAACATCCCCATTGACCTGTTGAATCTGAACCTGGCGCGGATGACCAAGGAACGTATTGAATCACCGAAGCTGGCGAGGATTTTCCTCAAGGAGCACCCGGAGGTCTGGCACGCCTGGGTCAGTGAAACCGCCGCGAAAAAAATCGACGCAACCTTGTAA